A stretch of the Actinoalloteichus fjordicus genome encodes the following:
- a CDS encoding 3-hydroxybutyryl-CoA dehydrogenase, producing the protein MTAREIRRVGVVGGGLMGGGFAELCALRGFDVHVVASGPASAARDHARLLRSLEKSVTKQKITAEQAAAAEAKVSFGADLGELADRDLVLEAVREDETVKTAVFQTLDKVVRAETAVLASTTSAIPLIRLAKVTERPGRVIGVHFFNPVPVLPLVEIVPALLTDDSTVEDSVEFVTTGLAKEVVRSPDRAGFVVNALLVPYLLSAIRMVESGFASAEDVDRGMTLGCAHPMGPLRLMDMIGLDVVAAVGDALYAEYHEPLYAPPPLLTRMVDGGLLGRKTGRGFYDYS; encoded by the coding sequence ATGACGGCCCGGGAGATACGTCGGGTCGGGGTGGTCGGCGGCGGGCTGATGGGCGGCGGCTTCGCAGAACTCTGCGCGCTGCGTGGCTTCGACGTCCACGTGGTCGCCTCCGGTCCGGCCTCGGCTGCCCGGGACCATGCCCGGCTGCTCCGTTCCCTGGAGAAGTCGGTCACCAAGCAGAAGATCACGGCCGAACAGGCGGCGGCGGCCGAGGCGAAGGTGTCGTTCGGCGCCGATCTCGGCGAACTCGCCGACCGTGATCTCGTGCTGGAGGCGGTTCGCGAGGACGAGACAGTCAAGACCGCCGTGTTCCAGACGCTCGACAAGGTCGTCCGGGCGGAGACCGCCGTGCTCGCCTCGACCACCTCGGCGATCCCCCTGATCCGGCTGGCCAAGGTCACGGAGCGGCCGGGGCGCGTGATCGGCGTGCACTTCTTCAACCCGGTCCCGGTGCTGCCCCTGGTCGAGATCGTGCCGGCGTTGCTCACCGACGACAGCACGGTGGAGGACTCGGTGGAGTTCGTGACCACCGGGCTGGCCAAGGAGGTCGTCCGATCTCCCGATCGTGCCGGGTTCGTGGTCAACGCACTGCTGGTGCCGTATCTGCTGTCCGCCATCCGAATGGTCGAGTCCGGCTTCGCCAGCGCTGAGGACGTCGACCGGGGCATGACCCTCGGCTGCGCACACCCGATGGGCCCGCTGCGGCTGATGGACATGATCGGTCTCGACGTAGTCGCCGCCGTCGGCGACGCGCTCTACGCGGAGTACCACGAACCGCTCTACGCGCCGCCGCCGCTGTTGACCAGGATGGTCGACGGCGGGCTGCTCGGGCGCAAAACGGGACGCGGGTTCTACGACTACAGCTAG
- a CDS encoding ABC transporter permease, which translates to MPGCKGPRDPHPIRTRREPRLTLGVPISISSFQQAPPRWRGSSAFTQISVLTGRSLHATLTDWRLVMLNLVQPVVILVLFTQVFGSLASGASFPAGVDYIEFLMPAILVNTALQSSIQSGVGLVDDMKNGVLNRLRSLPIRPSSILVARSISDLVRTGFQLVVIHTLASALFGYYPATGFPGVLISLSLALVVGWGITWVFLALGTWMRNAEVMQSVSVLTMFPLMFASSAYVPIADMPAWLGAVATVNPLTYAVDATRAVALGLPGGGSALLATAISLVIAGISGVIATTGFRRPQ; encoded by the coding sequence GTGCCCGGATGCAAGGGGCCGCGCGACCCGCATCCGATCCGCACCCGACGAGAACCTCGTCTGACCCTGGGAGTTCCGATCAGTATCTCCTCGTTCCAGCAGGCGCCGCCGCGATGGCGCGGCAGTTCCGCGTTCACGCAGATCTCGGTGCTCACCGGCAGATCGCTGCACGCGACCCTCACCGACTGGCGCCTCGTCATGCTGAACCTGGTCCAGCCGGTGGTCATCCTGGTCCTGTTCACCCAGGTCTTCGGCAGCCTGGCGAGCGGCGCGAGCTTCCCGGCCGGGGTCGACTACATCGAGTTCCTGATGCCTGCAATCCTGGTGAACACCGCCTTGCAGTCCTCGATCCAGTCCGGGGTCGGTCTGGTGGACGACATGAAGAACGGGGTGCTCAACCGGCTGCGCTCGCTGCCGATCCGCCCGAGCTCGATCCTCGTCGCTCGGAGCATCTCCGACCTGGTCCGCACCGGCTTCCAGCTGGTCGTGATCCACACTCTGGCCAGTGCGCTGTTCGGCTACTACCCGGCGACCGGGTTCCCCGGCGTGCTGATCTCGCTGAGCCTGGCACTGGTCGTCGGTTGGGGGATCACCTGGGTGTTCCTCGCACTGGGCACCTGGATGCGCAACGCCGAGGTGATGCAGAGCGTCAGCGTGCTGACCATGTTCCCGCTGATGTTCGCCTCCAGCGCCTACGTCCCGATCGCGGACATGCCCGCCTGGCTCGGCGCGGTGGCGACGGTCAACCCGCTGACCTACGCGGTGGACGCAACCCGCGCGGTGGCGCTGGGCCTGCCCGGTGGCGGGTCCGCCCTGCTCGCCACCGCGATCAGCCTGGTGATCGCGGGAATCAGCGGTGTGATCGCGACGACCGGGTTCCGCAGGCCGCAATGA
- a CDS encoding 3-oxoacyl-ACP synthase III family protein, which produces MTASVGPVGVPVGVLGTGSYLPERVVDNTEIANRVPDTTAEWITERTRIEGRRYAASDQATSDLGAEAARRALERAGVTAADVDYLIVSTSTGDSPQPLTSCVIQQVIGATHAACFDINVVCAGFVYGMALARALVTLNPQALVLVVAADVYSRILDFDDRSTAVLLGDGAGAAVLGAVPAPYGMLEVGLASRGERGDLIRVDAGGSRRPTTAQTVADGGHYFRMNGRGVRDFVMDAVPPALDDLLLRAGLHLGDVDHFVPHQANGVLLAQLVEKAGLQHARTHYTLERYGNVGSASVPVVLDDANASGALADGDLIVLAAFGGGMSLGTCLLRWRTG; this is translated from the coding sequence ATGACTGCTTCCGTCGGCCCCGTCGGCGTTCCAGTCGGTGTGCTCGGCACCGGTTCGTACCTGCCGGAGCGGGTCGTCGACAACACGGAGATCGCGAACCGAGTACCCGACACCACCGCCGAGTGGATCACCGAGCGCACCCGGATCGAAGGCCGCCGTTACGCGGCCTCGGACCAGGCGACCTCGGACCTCGGCGCCGAGGCGGCTCGCCGCGCGCTGGAGCGGGCAGGGGTCACCGCCGCCGATGTCGACTACCTGATCGTCTCCACGTCCACCGGCGACTCGCCGCAGCCGCTGACCTCGTGCGTGATCCAGCAGGTCATCGGTGCGACTCACGCGGCCTGCTTCGACATCAACGTGGTGTGCGCGGGTTTCGTGTACGGGATGGCACTCGCCCGTGCCCTGGTCACGCTCAATCCCCAGGCGCTCGTGCTGGTGGTCGCCGCCGACGTCTACTCCAGGATCCTCGACTTCGACGACCGCAGCACGGCGGTGTTGCTCGGTGACGGTGCGGGCGCGGCAGTGCTCGGCGCGGTCCCGGCGCCCTACGGGATGCTCGAGGTCGGACTCGCCAGTCGTGGCGAGCGCGGGGACCTGATCCGGGTGGACGCGGGGGGCAGCAGACGACCCACCACCGCGCAGACGGTGGCCGATGGCGGGCACTACTTCCGGATGAACGGCCGGGGTGTCCGAGACTTCGTCATGGACGCGGTACCACCCGCCCTGGACGACCTGCTGTTGCGGGCGGGGCTGCACCTCGGCGACGTCGACCATTTCGTGCCGCACCAGGCCAACGGCGTGCTGCTCGCCCAACTCGTCGAGAAGGCCGGTCTCCAGCACGCCCGTACCCACTACACACTGGAGCGCTACGGCAACGTCGGCAGCGCATCGGTGCCGGTGGTGCTGGATGACGCCAACGCCTCGGGCGCTCTCGCCGACGGCGATCTGATCGTGCTCGCCGCATTCGGCGGCGGCATGTCGTTGGGCACCTGCCTGCTGCGCTGGCGGACCGGATGA